The nucleotide sequence CGCTCGCCAAGACCCTCGCCACTGCCAAGTTCGACGAGACCATCGAGGTCGCACTGAACCTCGGAGTCGATCCGCGCCACGCCGACCAGATGGTCCGCGGCGTCGTCAACCTGCCCAAGGGCACCGGCAAGACCGTCCGCGTCGCCGTGTTCGCCAAGGGCGCGAAGGCCGAGGAAGCCCAGAAGGCCGGAGCCGACGTCGTCGGTGCCGAGGACCTGATGGAGCAGATCCAGAACGGCCAGATCGACTTCGAGCGCGTGATCGCGACCCCGGACATGATGGGTCTCGTCGGCCGCCTCGGCAAGGTGCTGGGTCCCAAGGGCCTGATGCCGAACCCGAAGCTCGGCACCGTCACCATGGACGTCACCAAGGCGGTCACCGACGCCAAGGCCGGCCAGATCGAGTTCCGCGTCGAGAAGGCGGGCATCATCCACGCCGGCATCGGCAAGGCGAGCTTCCCGGCCGAAGACCTGCGCGCCAACTATGACGCGTTCGTCGATGCCATCACCAAGGCCAAGCCGGCCGGTGCCAAGGGCAAGTATCTTCGCAAGGCGGCGATCAGCTCGTCGATGGGCCCGGGCATCAAGGTCCAGCTCGAAGAGGGCGTCGCCTGAGCGACTGATCTCGCGCTGAGCAAACCAGCGAGGGCCGCGGCGGAAACGTCGCGGCCCTTTCTCGTTGAGGCTGGTGAAGGAGCTTTCACCCATGACCGACAGGCCCAGCGACGACGACCAGCAGATCAAGGCCGATGACGCCGAGTTCAGCGACGACCATCCCCTCGCGAGCCCCAACGAGCTTGCCGGCGACGCGATGAGCGGAGTCGAGCTCGAGTTCCTCGCCCGCGACGCTGCCGAAGCGGAAGGGGGCGCCCTGCCGCTCGACGCCGACGCCACCGGCGCCGCCTCGGGCATGGCGCTCGATGACGAAAGCGAGGAAGA is from Sphingomonas sp. LHG3406-1 and encodes:
- the rplA gene encoding 50S ribosomal protein L1; protein product: MAKLTKKQKSQLSNVDREKLYGVDEAISLAKTLATAKFDETIEVALNLGVDPRHADQMVRGVVNLPKGTGKTVRVAVFAKGAKAEEAQKAGADVVGAEDLMEQIQNGQIDFERVIATPDMMGLVGRLGKVLGPKGLMPNPKLGTVTMDVTKAVTDAKAGQIEFRVEKAGIIHAGIGKASFPAEDLRANYDAFVDAITKAKPAGAKGKYLRKAAISSSMGPGIKVQLEEGVA